The sequence below is a genomic window from Paenibacillus sp. DCT19.
TTGTGTCATCATTGATCTAATCGGGAATTATCGGAATGCGGATATCAAGCTGAGTTTACTGGATATGCGTGACCATGACGAAACAGGTGGGAAAAGAAACGCTCCTTCTGTGCCTGAGGTTCCCGCTAACTGTGCTATTCATCTGGATACCCAGGTAATAAACCTGCTACAGGAGTTAAGCCGAAAGAGGATGCCTCGTCGAGAGAAACTGCATCAGGATTTTCTGGATGTGAAGAGAGAATTAGGACGTATTCCGACATATCTGGAGCTACATCTGATGGGACGTTCCAAAAGCATTGGGTATCGAAGCGACTTTGGATCGTATATTGGTTTTCTATACTGGGCAGAGTTACTGTCAGCGTATGAGAGCGAAGTTTATATTCGTCAGGAAGCATGGCTGCGAGATGTGGAGAAGACCATCATGAACAAAAGCTATAAGATGGTTGTGCTACTCTACATGCTGGAACGTGGAGAGGATCACTGGATGGAGCCAGCAACACCAAGCGAGATGGCGAGCTTTTTCCATACATACCTGACGGAGAAAGCATATCGGAAACGCAAAGACTTTTCGGATAAAGGTAAGCTAAAACTTTGGGACTGGAATGAGAAGACGGCATCTGAGATTGAAAAGTTGATTATCGACATGCCGATGTCTATGTGGAGCGGAGCGAAGGGCAGTATGACTCGTTTCGTGGACGGAGTGTTTTCACTGAATGTACAAGTGCAGGATGCAGAGGAACGATCACTGTTATATCGTTGGACGAAGGAGATTGGTCTGTACAGATTGCATGCGTATTTTGAGCGGGGAATTCTAGTATAAAAGCTTAAGGATAGAAAAAAATCCTATCTAGAATGTAATTGAATATACCAACTAGAATGATCTAAACAAAAACCAGACTACTCACACGGTTCAATGACATGTAGTCTGGTTTCTATTTTTTTGATTTTCTTGAGCTCCATAGCGTGTAGACATACTGTACTTGTATCTCATTCGGAACTAACCTCTTCCTCGCTCTTTCGTTTATCAATAAAATCTCCAGGTCCGCCTTCTGACTTGATTTCCAAGGATGGAAGATAAAATGATAATGAAACCCATGTTTGAGGGTCATCTTTAACATGTCCATTTAATACAATGGTGGATGACATAGGTACTTTAATTTGATAATCAGTGATTTTAACATCTACATCATAATACTTTTCGAAGTATTCTTGTCCAATAGGAATGGCCTTTTCATATAATTCCTGTCTGTCAGCTTTAGAGAGGCTACTGCAACCAGTTATAATAACTATAACTCCGAAAGTTAACAATATTGAACGAATGCTCTTGATCATGTACTCACCTCTCTTCCATTTATCCAATAGCTATAAAAACTTGACTGCAAGGGGATATTACCTTTATTGAATCCTTTTTTTTATAAAATCCTCTGGGCCTTTAGCTGATCGTATTTCCATAGATGGAATATCTAATGATAGAGATATATTGATCGTTTGATCGTTTTTTACATAACCATAGAGGAACATAGTAGAAGAGTTAGGTAAGTTAATGTCATAGTCCGTAAATATGATTTCTACATCATAATACTTTTTGAAGTATTTTTGTCCAATAGGAACAGCTTTTTTGTAAAATGTTCTAGCTTCTTTGTCAGAAAGTCCCCCACAGCCAGTTACAATAGTGACCGTATATAAAGTCAGTAATACTAAAGAAAAATATTTAAGCAATCTAATATTTCTATTTCCTACAGGAATTTGAGTTGGATATCTCATTTGGAATTAACTTCTGCCTCTCTCTTTCGTTTTTCTATGAACTCCCCAGGTCCCCCAGCTGTTTCAATTTCTAAAGAGGGGAGATAGAACGAAAGGGAGATTTTAGTTTGTGGATCACCTTTAGGATAACCTTTCAAAACCATAGTCGAAGACATAGGGATATTGATATAAAATTCAGTGAATTCCACTTCAACATCATAATACTTCTTAAAGTATTCTTGTCCAATAGGAACAGCTCTTTGATAATAATCTTGCTCTTCTTTATCACTTAAACCTCCACAACCAGTAAGTATAGTGATTAAAATAATAAAAATTAAGCCGCTACGGATAGAGGTAATCATTTGAAATCACGTCCTTTATTGGAAAAAAATAATTACTAAGGTATACTATACTTCAAAAAGAAGGTTATATGAATGGTAAATTATATTACAGAAAAAACGTATCACTTTATATCTAATAGGGTTTACACACCAAATTTAGAATTAGGTGAGCAGTACGATGATGAAATCCCAGGCTGGAAAATTGTAAAACCTAACGCTACATTACATGATAGCAATACAGGTTTCGACGCTGAGGTTTTCCACAATGAAAATACCAATCAGATCATTATAGGGTATAGGGGTACAGAACCTGATGGTCGTCCCTTTAGGGAAAGGTACCTTGATATTGAAACAGATGTATTGGACGTTGTCTTAGGAAGAGCGAAACAACTGGAGAAGAAATATAACGAACATCTGAGTAGGACAGAAGAGCTTCCCAGCAAGTATGATAATAGTTTAATCAACGAAGGGTATAAGAATACACAATTTTATCAGGCAGAAGAACTGTATAGAACGGTGAAGAATGAATACCCTACTGCTGATATAACGACTACAGGACATTCATTGGGCGGTGGATTAGCTGAGTATGTAGCAGCAAGAAATGACCTGTCGGCGGTTACATATGATCCTGCGGATATATTACCAGTATTGTCGGATGATATTATCAAGCGAATTGATAACGGAGACTTCAAAGACAAAATCTATTCTATATCTCATCCTGGGGACGTTGTTAGCTCGGGTGTTTTGAGTTCTCGTAAAACAGTAGGAACTGGACTCTTTATTGATAGAACTTATAAAGAGGCAAATAGAAGAATCTACATACCTATTCCGAAATCGAACGAGGATAGCAAATATAATATTATTCAAAGTTTGCTGGGTTTAGAGCCAAAATATTATATACCCATAAGCATTCCATTTCTGCACCAAAATCCATTTAGTAAATTTATGAACTCATTTGGGAATGAAAAAACCCATGATCTGAACTATTTTCAATTTGACGAGCATGGCTTTATTAAGAATAAGTTGTTCTCAACTACAGATGGACAACCTGTGAATGGGAATATACGGTTTGATACTTATCTAAAATCTATGGTTGCGCAAGATAATATGAAACAAGTCTTTGAACAACTTTTTCATAAATATGGCTCCAAGATGGGAACATACGGACAGTATGCCGCAGCAACGACTGGAGTAACTATACAATTATCTGTTGAGAACCTTAAAGCGGCTGGACAGAAGATGGAGCATCATGTACAGGAATTTCAGGCGAGCTTGCCAACGGCAATCAATTCAATTCTGCGTTTAGTAGAGACGAGTCAAAGTCGATCTTTAGAGCCGATTGTGGAGCGCTTGAGACAGGATTTGCAACAATTTAGTAGATGGTATGAAGACGAAGCACGCCTTATTGCACAATATATTAATAAAAAAGCAGAAGATTTTAGGGTTGCTGACGAGGGCTAACAAGGAGGTATAGAGATGTCAGGAAGAATTTTAGTTGAATTGCATGACTTGATGCAGGCTGAGAAAGATCTGACGCACTTAATGAATCTCTTAAAGGCAAACAAAGCGCATATCCAATCTATTGGGGAAAGTGTAGGAGATTGGAGGGGAGAAGCAGCAGAAGAGCTAAAAAAGAGAATGGAGCATTTTTTGACTGTTTTGACAAGAAAAATAGCTGAATTTGAACATCAACAAATTGATCTAGCCAAATATAATTTTCGCATGGAAGAAGCAGATCGTGCTGGACGCTAATCTAAAATCATAGTTGAGGAACATTAGCAGCACTGATGACGTCTGAAAGAAGAATATATCCGATCAACTATACGAAAGGATGACGCTCCAATGAAAAAGGTGGTTATGTTCATCGCTGCGCTGTGCGTAGTCACGGTGGCGGGGGCTTTATATGCTTCGTCAGGGAAAGTAAGCGCAGCGGCTCCAGCGTATACGTTAACCGTGAATGGAAAACCGATGCAAGTAAGTAAGTCTGAGCTGATGCCTTACGAGCAAAAAGGAACCGTCTTGGTGCCATTACGCGCTACGGCAGAAGCACTGGGCTACAGAGTCCACTGGGTAGCTGCTGAGAAAGCTGTATCTGTCGAAGACAGCATACAGTCAGCCCTGGTGAAGAACGGCAGTACCCAAGTGAAGTTTACAGGCAAGCTGAAAATCATCAACTTGAGTCAGAATATGGAGCTACCGGTTCCTGCACAGACTAAGAAAGGCACGATGTATGTGCCAGCTTCGTTCTTCGAAACTTTCTTCAATGAAGTTGTGGTGAAAGAAGGCAACGTTTCGATCTCGGCTCAGATGTCGTCGATTCAATAAATTGACGTCTGTACTAGCTCTACCACAGAAAGACCTTTAATGACTTGCAGCCTCTATAGGGAGGCGAGTCGTAAAGGTCTTTTGTCGTTATATATACAAAGAATTCCTTACTTACACGTGGCTCGGTTCGTCGCCTTCTCCTTGCACATAAACCATAATAGCCTGGTACAAAAAACTCAAAAAATCCTCGTTGCCAAACTGCTCAAAGTATAGGGCATATCGACGATCTGTCGTATAAGTCTCTGCGATACAGACCAGAATCTCAGGATCACAGACCATAAAGGATTCAAGCTGCTTTTTCCATTGATCTATCAGTTGTTGCACCTCCGTAGAAGCGGGAGAGTGATCCTGATGTTTCACCAATTCATGAAATACGGTCTCCATGTTCACAGAGAACTGTTGGTAGGCTTTTTGCTGATCTTGTGCGGATAGTCTGTTCATATTGGCTTCGAATTCCTGATATTTAGAGGTGTCCCCATAGACGAACTTCGCCTCAGATTCATACTGTTCTTGAATGGTCATGATGGGAGAATCGTCAAACAGTTGAAGTTGAGAGATATCCGTTCCATTCACAACTTCGTCCAGCTGGTCGATGATCGTTTCTAGCTTTTGTTTTCGTTGAACGAGTGAACCGCGATGCTCTTTTAAAATTCCTTTTTGTTCATCTTTGGATCGTTTCATCATCGTTGCAATGTCTTTCAATGAAAAATTCATTTCTTTGAACAGAAGAATCGTTTGCAGATTCCCCAGTGCTTCCTGATCATATAACCGATAGCCATTGGCTTCGATTTTGCTCGGTTTCAACAGATCTGTTTTATCATAATAGTGCAACGCGCGCTTGGTTACGCCGGTGATCTGCATGATGTCTTTAATGGTGAAATAGGGTGTCTTCATTCCAAAAGTCCTTTGTTTCAGCAAGAATAGTACTTGCCGGAGTAATGGTGGCTTTCATAATGGATGAGCCTGTTTGGTTCAGATAATATTTGATCAAGTGGTAGCCACAGGCATAGCCAGCAGCATAGGGCATTCCTACGGGACTGAAATTTTGCAATTTCGCCAGTTCATCGCCATATAAATACGGATTAATCTGGTCGAATCCAGTCACGTTAAGTTGATCCTTCATGTTAGGTTTAATGATGGAGTTCAATGTTTCCATGCTTGTTTTGGTTACCCAGGGGCCTAATAACTCTTCTCCATACAAGAATGTAGCAAAGCTTTCAGCAAGTCCCTCACTGACAATCATTTCTCCCAGCGTAATCTGTGGGTTCCACTGGATATATTGATATCTTACGTTATGATTGCATTCATGAGCTAACACAGATTGAATTCGAGGTAGAGTATAGCTATTGGGGATGAGGTTCGCAATAATATACCCCGGAATGCCACCATCTCCGCTAATTCCTTCGTTCATCGTAAGGGAAAGACTATTCTTGTCACCTAATAAAATCGTGTACAGATATTCAGAGACAGATAACGTAATCCCGCTCTCCCTAAAGGTAGATAGACTCCTAGTAACGGCTTCATGACACTTTTGCCAAAATGCTTCAGACGAAATCGCTGCTAACGGCTCGCAGATCTCAGCGGTTATATCCTCAGGGGAGATATTCATGAAATTATTCATCATAATAACATCAAACCCATGTGGCTCACTCGCGCGAAATGGGATCTGCTGAATGTTCCATTTGTTCATAAAAGGCTCCATCATAAGTTGCCGGTACAGCTCTAACTTTTTATCAGGTGCGGCTTCCATTATCGTGTTATAAATCTGATCTGAACGCAAAGCGGTAATCTGCATTAGTCATCTCTCCTTTTGGATAAGCTAGAGCTTATTATCAAGGATAACCTTACGTTACAGTCAAGGATGGATTATTAGCTTGTTGAGATATGTTCGTGTATGGCAAAAAAACCTCTGATCTACTCACGATTCCGGAGTTCATAATCAAAGGCTTCTAACCTATTCCAGTTTACCGCGCACGGCACGATTACGGCTTGAACGCATGCTGCCCCATAATTGATACAAAAATAGTGCGGTGAGCACACTCGCTGGTAATAGAAGGGGCTGAAACAAATTACCTATCGCTAAGGCGGAGAATTGAGAGACGATATAACCGGCAACTCCAATAGTGGCGATTAGTACGGTGTTCCAAATAAGGAAAGACTTTAGCGTCGAGCCCAATCGCCGAGAGAGGTATACACTAAAAATGAATGCACAACCGAATAACGCATAGAATACCACTTCGGTTGTCGTTGACCAAGTACCTACCAGTTGAATGGGAATGATATCTTCCTGCGATAACTGACTTGAGGAGAGCCAGTACTGAGCCTGATCTAGGCGGTACTGCTCTATCCAGATATATGCACCGTAGACGAACGCCATTAGAATGAGATAAACCAGGGATAAGAAGGAAACTCCCTTTGGAGTGGTTTTGCTTGTTTTCATCATTTCGTTGAACGACCTCCTATAATGACTTCAACGTTCCTCAGACTAGAGAGTACATTGTCACCAAAAATGGATATCCTTGTAGTATAATTCATCTCGAACTGAATCGAAACCATAAATTGTATATTCAGAGATGAAGTTGTCTTATATGAGCTCGTCAAAAATAGAAGGTGGTGAGCTAACCTT
It includes:
- a CDS encoding copper amine oxidase N-terminal domain-containing protein, which codes for MKKVVMFIAALCVVTVAGALYASSGKVSAAAPAYTLTVNGKPMQVSKSELMPYEQKGTVLVPLRATAEALGYRVHWVAAEKAVSVEDSIQSALVKNGSTQVKFTGKLKIINLSQNMELPVPAQTKKGTMYVPASFFETFFNEVVVKEGNVSISAQMSSIQ
- a CDS encoding lipase family protein; the encoded protein is MVNYITEKTYHFISNRVYTPNLELGEQYDDEIPGWKIVKPNATLHDSNTGFDAEVFHNENTNQIIIGYRGTEPDGRPFRERYLDIETDVLDVVLGRAKQLEKKYNEHLSRTEELPSKYDNSLINEGYKNTQFYQAEELYRTVKNEYPTADITTTGHSLGGGLAEYVAARNDLSAVTYDPADILPVLSDDIIKRIDNGDFKDKIYSISHPGDVVSSGVLSSRKTVGTGLFIDRTYKEANRRIYIPIPKSNEDSKYNIIQSLLGLEPKYYIPISIPFLHQNPFSKFMNSFGNEKTHDLNYFQFDEHGFIKNKLFSTTDGQPVNGNIRFDTYLKSMVAQDNMKQVFEQLFHKYGSKMGTYGQYAAATTGVTIQLSVENLKAAGQKMEHHVQEFQASLPTAINSILRLVETSQSRSLEPIVERLRQDLQQFSRWYEDEARLIAQYINKKAEDFRVADEG
- a CDS encoding MerR family transcriptional regulator: MKTPYFTIKDIMQITGVTKRALHYYDKTDLLKPSKIEANGYRLYDQEALGNLQTILLFKEMNFSLKDIATMMKRSKDEQKGILKEHRGSLVQRKQKLETIIDQLDEVVNGTDISQLQLFDDSPIMTIQEQYESEAKFVYGDTSKYQEFEANMNRLSAQDQQKAYQQFSVNMETVFHELVKHQDHSPASTEVQQLIDQWKKQLESFMVCDPEILVCIAETYTTDRRYALYFEQFGNEDFLSFLYQAIMVYVQGEGDEPSHV
- a CDS encoding DUF2268 domain-containing protein, which translates into the protein MQITALRSDQIYNTIMEAAPDKKLELYRQLMMEPFMNKWNIQQIPFRASEPHGFDVIMMNNFMNISPEDITAEICEPLAAISSEAFWQKCHEAVTRSLSTFRESGITLSVSEYLYTILLGDKNSLSLTMNEGISGDGGIPGYIIANLIPNSYTLPRIQSVLAHECNHNVRYQYIQWNPQITLGEMIVSEGLAESFATFLYGEELLGPWVTKTSMETLNSIIKPNMKDQLNVTGFDQINPYLYGDELAKLQNFSPVGMPYAAGYACGYHLIKYYLNQTGSSIMKATITPASTILAETKDFWNEDTLFHH